Proteins from a genomic interval of Vibrio sp. SS-MA-C1-2:
- a CDS encoding cadherin-like domain-containing protein — MMGYFLINGDGTCSFAPNQDFNGQVSLSVTVEDDEGATADTSLIIDILPINDPPVSGSLAYSVDEDGVITLTQAQLLAQASDVEGESLTADNLTIDTHGTRG; from the coding sequence ATGATGGGATATTTTCTCATTAATGGGGATGGAACGTGTAGTTTTGCTCCGAATCAAGATTTTAATGGTCAGGTTTCGTTATCTGTTACCGTTGAAGATGACGAAGGCGCAACTGCTGACACTTCACTGATTATTGATATCTTGCCAATTAATGATCCCCCTGTGTCTGGTAGTTTGGCTTATTCGGTGGATGAAGATGGCGTTATAACCCTGACGCAAGCACAGTTACTTGCCCAAGCATCAGATGTGGAAGGGGAGAGTTTAACTGCCGATAATTTAACCATTGATACTCACGGTACCCGTGGTTGA
- a CDS encoding cadherin-like domain-containing protein — protein sequence MGMAVIPLRQMRILMVILVLIWWSGDGTGTITSQVDLTVVAVNDPPVAESLTYTINEDEVLTFNESQIVANASDIEGDVSLVDITYTGNDGIFSH from the coding sequence ATGGGAATGGCAGTTATACCTTTGCGCCAAATGAGAATTTTAATGGTGATCTTAGTTTTGATATGGTGGTCAGGAGACGGTACAGGGACGATAACGAGTCAAGTTGATCTGACCGTGGTTGCTGTCAATGACCCTCCCGTTGCTGAATCTTTGACGTATACCATCAATGAAGATGAAGTATTAACCTTTAATGAATCGCAAATTGTTGCTAATGCCTCTGATATTGAAGGGGATGTGTCCCTCGTTGATATTACTTATACTGGCAATGATGGGATATTTTCTCATTAA
- a CDS encoding cadherin-like domain-containing protein, which yields MTCLFSPQVPSSINEDNSLTFSDSQLLSQLSDVDGDSLTIDSVSYSGTEGVFTDHGNGSYTFAPNENFNGDLSFDMVVRRRYRDDNESS from the coding sequence ATGACTTGCCTGTTTTCACCCCAAGTCCCTTCTTCTATTAATGAAGACAATTCCTTAACGTTTAGCGATAGCCAACTACTTTCTCAACTTTCAGATGTTGATGGGGACAGCTTAACCATTGATAGTGTTAGTTACAGTGGCACTGAGGGTGTCTTTACAGATCATGGGAATGGCAGTTATACCTTTGCGCCAAATGAGAATTTTAATGGTGATCTTAGTTTTGATATGGTGGTCAGGAGACGGTACAGGGACGATAACGAGTCAAGTTGA
- a CDS encoding cadherin-like domain-containing protein, translated as MIIQLAVMKRVKTVMIGSSEIVNQIVVDSELDDSFTSESSGGSGETQDVGGDSGSEVSSGSDGGESLTNEEQQVTEPSSSSQATSNDESSEDVESDSTVTTEMFQVSVDADDAESEELSDVDSGTQTETFQFSVDNINDDADVSQNINHQFDEDGSITLTQEQLLEFASDVDGDDLVATNLQASNDTTVVDNGDGTFTINSHQDFNGVTTLSFDISDGTSTVTSALDLTVNPVNDLPVFTPSPFFY; from the coding sequence GTGATAATACAACTAGCAGTAATGAAGAGAGTGAAAACAGTGATGATAGGCAGCTCTGAAATAGTCAATCAAATCGTTGTAGATAGTGAACTTGATGATTCATTCACCTCAGAATCGAGCGGTGGAAGCGGTGAAACGCAAGATGTTGGAGGTGATTCAGGAAGCGAAGTCAGCTCAGGATCCGATGGTGGAGAATCTCTGACTAATGAAGAACAGCAGGTAACGGAGCCTTCTTCTAGCTCTCAAGCGACGTCTAATGATGAAAGTAGTGAGGACGTCGAGTCAGATTCAACGGTTACCACTGAAATGTTTCAAGTGAGTGTTGATGCCGATGATGCAGAAAGTGAAGAATTATCAGATGTTGATTCTGGTACTCAGACTGAAACATTTCAATTTTCCGTCGATAATATCAATGATGATGCCGATGTTTCTCAAAATATTAATCATCAATTTGATGAAGATGGTTCAATTACATTAACGCAGGAACAACTTCTTGAATTTGCCAGTGATGTTGATGGTGATGATTTAGTTGCTACCAATCTTCAAGCATCGAATGATACAACGGTGGTTGATAATGGTGACGGTACATTTACGATTAATTCACATCAAGATTTTAATGGGGTGACAACATTAAGCTTTGATATTAGTGATGGCACGTCTACGGTCACCAGTGCTCTTGATTTAACGGTTAATCCCGTCAATGACTTGCCTGTTTTCACCCCAAGTCCCTTCTTCTATTAA
- a CDS encoding response regulator — protein MPGMGGIEATKLIRQYEHKNPQGRGCTIIGATALTSAAEHRQCLEAGMDYVISKPYKSDEIIKVINKYVAVQKLG, from the coding sequence ATGCCGGGGATGGGGGGTATTGAGGCCACTAAATTAATTCGTCAATATGAGCATAAAAACCCTCAAGGACGAGGTTGTACCATTATTGGTGCAACGGCATTAACCAGTGCGGCAGAGCACCGACAATGTCTAGAAGCTGGCATGGATTACGTGATCAGTAAGCCATATAAAAGTGATGAAATTATTAAGGTGATCAACAAGTATGTTGCCGTTCAAAAGCTGGGTTAA
- a CDS encoding TolC family protein → MEENQYNIDIRRANFLPTLDANANTTWNKDRESNEQHGASDDTPSYNSHGYGVTLNQSIINVGDIFQYGTAKLNYNIEQITHEQLTFKIPSYKFLCNILNS, encoded by the coding sequence GTGGAAGAAAATCAATATAATATCGATATTCGTCGAGCAAATTTTCTGCCTACTCTTGATGCCAATGCCAATACGACTTGGAATAAAGACCGCGAGAGTAACGAGCAACATGGGGCCTCAGATGATACCCCTAGTTACAACTCCCATGGCTATGGCGTCACGCTCAATCAATCCATTATTAATGTGGGTGACATCTTCCAATACGGTACCGCTAAACTGAATTACAACATTGAGCAAATTACCCATGAACAACTGACGTTCAAAATACCATCCTACAAATTTCTATGCAATATTTTGAATTCTTAA
- a CDS encoding TolC family protein, with protein sequence MKSWHKKKRRATALERFKKEQKVILNQLASLVQHPITPTQDIINDTEFSLLTETRQQQVLDHAIQFNNDVLLAKKQLEVSRRALKESGSNFMPTVSAFWSLST encoded by the coding sequence TTGAAGTCATGGCACAAAAAGAAGAGACGAGCCACCGCCTTAGAACGCTTCAAAAAAGAACAAAAAGTTATTCTAAACCAGCTGGCGTCTCTGGTGCAACACCCTATCACACCAACCCAAGATATTATTAACGATACCGAGTTTTCACTGTTAACCGAAACCCGACAACAGCAAGTTCTGGATCATGCGATTCAATTTAATAATGACGTTTTGTTGGCTAAAAAGCAATTAGAGGTTAGTCGACGCGCCTTGAAAGAGAGTGGCTCTAACTTTATGCCCACGGTCTCTGCTTTCTGGTCGCTATCAACATGA
- a CDS encoding TolC family protein, whose protein sequence is MQRAYELGTRTVTDLLAADTKLFNSLRDYESARYDYVIELISLSQLRGGLTVSTIKKIMQLMIESNERDPQPLVPKHLLTLPKV, encoded by the coding sequence ATCCAACGGGCGTATGAGTTAGGTACTCGCACCGTAACCGACTTACTGGCTGCAGACACTAAGCTCTTTAATAGCTTACGAGATTATGAAAGTGCACGATATGACTACGTTATTGAACTGATTTCATTGAGCCAATTACGAGGAGGATTAACGGTCTCTACCATTAAAAAAATTATGCAATTGATGATTGAAAGTAATGAACGAGACCCACAACCTTTAGTTCCCAAACACCTATTAACATTACCAAAAGTTTAA
- a CDS encoding IS30 family transposase gives MSYQQLTQKQRYQISFLIAEGYSQNKIAIKLEVNRSTIYREIKRNSVNQVYNPDVAISLTRQRRVNAYKYQIPKETIWFVDMALSWDWSPEQISHVAKSLDLKVSHEWIYRYVLKDKIQGGTLYQHLRQGHKKYRKGKQSVRGKIRNCVSIDERPDYINDKSRLGDWKADLVLGKQGTGAIVTLAERKSRLYLIKKVPNKGADTVKAAIIDTLKPYKIIGTLIEREYYH, from the coding sequence ATGAGTTATCAACAGTTGACCCAGAAACAAAGATACCAGATTTCTTTCCTCATTGCAGAGGGTTACTCCCAAAATAAAATTGCGATTAAGCTTGAAGTGAATCGTTCAACGATTTATCGAGAGATTAAAAGGAACAGTGTTAATCAAGTATATAACCCAGATGTTGCTATCTCATTAACTCGTCAGCGACGAGTTAATGCCTATAAATATCAGATTCCTAAAGAAACTATCTGGTTTGTTGATATGGCACTATCATGGGACTGGAGTCCTGAGCAGATTAGTCATGTAGCAAAGTCATTAGATCTAAAAGTCAGCCATGAATGGATTTATCGTTATGTTTTAAAAGATAAAATCCAGGGCGGAACTCTTTATCAACATTTAAGACAAGGACATAAAAAATACCGTAAAGGAAAACAATCAGTTAGAGGAAAGATACGCAACTGCGTATCTATTGATGAACGTCCCGATTATATTAATGACAAGAGCCGTCTCGGCGATTGGAAGGCTGATTTAGTATTAGGTAAACAAGGAACGGGAGCAATTGTAACTTTAGCGGAGAGAAAAAGCCGACTTTATCTCATTAAAAAAGTCCCTAATAAGGGAGCCGATACAGTGAAGGCCGCCATTATAGATACACTTAAACCTTACAAAATAATTGGAACACTTATTGAAAGAGAATACTACCATTAA
- a CDS encoding site-specific integrase, whose protein sequence is MSYIKVKNPVQPIKTESKAPDRIEDTLVILDCVRKLDPYAAVMLEMQYVTGLRFSDVRTLTFNDFEDRFGPKSSFTVIQNKIFNSSMTRLNTANKRRSASGEPVLSEKAMEARAARKAKVEIIITPYMRDIVTYCDKYQGLNQYSDGVLLFASPHKRSRGAPYRTEYVNKLLKSPELTELLRKASPNLTNRNLGTHSFRRAFGTELLHKGANVKLIMELLGQSSLESTAKYLQNSQEQKTHFLEQIGH, encoded by the coding sequence ATGAGCTACATTAAAGTAAAAAATCCGGTACAACCGATAAAGACAGAATCTAAAGCACCCGATCGTATTGAGGATACATTGGTCATTCTTGATTGTGTCCGTAAACTCGACCCCTATGCAGCTGTTATGCTAGAAATGCAGTATGTAACTGGATTACGCTTTTCTGATGTTCGTACTTTAACGTTTAATGATTTTGAAGATAGGTTTGGTCCGAAGTCGTCATTTACTGTTATTCAGAACAAAATTTTTAATTCATCGATGACCCGCTTAAATACGGCTAATAAACGTCGAAGTGCGTCAGGGGAACCTGTTCTCTCAGAGAAGGCAATGGAAGCAAGAGCGGCTCGTAAAGCCAAGGTGGAAATAATTATTACACCTTACATGCGTGACATTGTAACGTATTGTGATAAATATCAGGGACTCAATCAGTATAGTGATGGTGTCTTACTGTTTGCTTCACCACATAAGCGTAGTCGTGGCGCGCCTTACCGCACAGAGTATGTGAATAAATTGCTCAAAAGTCCCGAACTTACCGAGTTATTGCGTAAAGCCAGTCCAAATCTGACAAACCGTAATCTTGGCACGCATAGTTTTCGCCGCGCTTTTGGTACTGAGCTTCTGCATAAAGGAGCGAATGTGAAGCTGATCATGGAGTTGCTTGGCCAATCATCGCTGGAATCAACAGCTAAATATCTGCAGAACAGCCAAGAGCAGAAGACGCACTTCTTAGAGCAAATTGGTCATTAA
- a CDS encoding membrane lipoprotein lipid attachment site-containing protein, producing MKKSIFVISLTLLLTACSSTSDKNTITGDESMAMKVAKSAFAAHCFQDASAPKSTVNDIGGLGYTANIASGVAFLNNGWLLGLNNALSADDKCGTKTGLHVAYLDADVWADKPNDEISQYLFDTMVALNPVTDEMKQRANKELGYEFVSDELKFVGNKKWGLIEGYEVVVPKSNPLRNKRVPDISYYNGKTYFVYDMLISATVKKQLIVNTELNSLLQIKNILPVRFHFSYSLSGTNTKERHLDLNYPKNIAYIMPYQFASFNASREYKLYYPKVSSVRFMDEIYFFVKPIDGKEVKVPYDSPELDRYYKPK from the coding sequence ATGAAAAAATCAATTTTTGTAATTTCACTAACACTGTTACTAACGGCTTGCTCTAGCACCAGTGACAAAAACACCATCACTGGTGATGAATCAATGGCAATGAAAGTCGCTAAGTCTGCGTTTGCTGCACATTGTTTCCAAGATGCTTCTGCACCTAAATCCACTGTTAACGATATCGGTGGTCTTGGTTATACCGCGAATATCGCATCAGGTGTCGCGTTCCTTAACAATGGTTGGCTACTTGGGCTTAATAATGCGCTATCGGCTGATGATAAGTGTGGAACGAAAACAGGTCTTCATGTGGCTTACCTAGATGCTGATGTATGGGCAGATAAGCCAAATGATGAAATTTCTCAATACCTATTTGATACGATGGTGGCATTAAATCCAGTTACGGATGAAATGAAGCAGCGTGCGAATAAAGAATTGGGTTATGAGTTTGTCTCTGATGAACTGAAATTTGTTGGTAATAAGAAGTGGGGATTAATTGAAGGGTATGAGGTTGTTGTACCTAAAAGTAATCCATTAAGGAATAAACGTGTCCCTGATATTTCATATTACAATGGAAAGACTTATTTTGTATATGATATGTTAATCTCTGCGACAGTAAAGAAACAATTAATTGTAAACACTGAGCTTAACTCTTTATTACAAATTAAGAATATTCTTCCAGTGCGTTTTCACTTTTCTTATAGTCTCTCTGGTACAAATACTAAAGAAAGACACCTTGATTTAAATTACCCCAAAAATATAGCTTATATAATGCCGTATCAATTTGCGTCCTTTAACGCATCGAGAGAGTACAAGTTATATTACCCAAAGGTTTCTTCTGTGCGCTTTATGGATGAGATCTATTTCTTTGTCAAACCCATTGACGGCAAAGAAGTAAAAGTACCGTATGATTCGCCTGAATTAGATAGGTATTACAAACCTAAATAA
- the traN gene encoding conjugal transfer protein TraN, translated as MRLNWTKLVAHTSIVAMLSHTFHYAWFFVLYSYVAPQQALAALTQAQYQDINTDARSVTSGVMTGFALPSMDSQGRVTLYGKDEDGNIADIELGEGELLGDGYGQAKSNNHFEAGDSYQDEYELDQDKNNLRMRIDSNTEGAETDYDVAAWNTLKGSMGNRQYIDTDDTLIEDTEQIFNDLANSLTDENSEFFSACTTQENTFQVKREYVGTTEYQCQEPDRTNLDSCEIKRYVDYPVRKVGGTGKLNFEGDRTFTLTLGDARDNRYGGSQCALYQWYVDFKIRDDVEIESATLVSVAFDDVFDVKLNDTFIYQDYGPFAMPSYSNEFYCERSTSFVKTVNQDITNTLNMARDENNGIVRFYIQLGVADLGEGYAFARIKTKNNVMPKEYIEQVPAGCATQLGYVQPQSTCDEYKYPGHPDYINPQCGNDQTFGDGQVGQVCSFDHWECTDEDVPEHTYYDLVSSFPDISSGVTQDEKHCTKINASGYLCNPVPGMQVCSYPNAPDDTNPVCTDYTNLNQTAPDTCAQYRENPDCSLVSTEPTFVDPVTGKVYINESVYSCNVYSNANYAYTMEENLCTGDMHCVGGDCAFHNEEFNDDFGQAMAMFKMMEDIKQNMTCTDLNDVTTCRIFEGEARYCGVEKTGMGFNCCTLSAGQTSVLDYLKMTYSVYTLEQSMETLGDTGMSWGGWASQVPTPISDGVSYVSTQFSDGVDYVARNVSKVADSIVDAFGGGGGAAGGAGNASIAGGIGTGTPMTPGVVGGTGGAAGGAGTEIAEESFMDGISSMINGFKQEMMRGAQQLLGGPDGIGGQLFTNATDEAGRLITDEAGNQVIQLNPAITAAFQVIAAIYAAYQIVQLAITMISACEDEEMSMGMTIDEGKCTYYSKSCHIDTPFGCLVERKYFCCYPSPLGRIVMEQAAQLLGHQLDPENGQCYGMTIEDVAELDWSQIDFSEWEEMIMASGLAVEHSDLDLDTLSHQPWMSNNDEALNPVELQEERFQEADIPTHINDRQNHLQREDNLDCSVVPRPAICGSPLRLIED; from the coding sequence ATGCGACTAAATTGGACAAAACTTGTAGCGCACACCTCTATCGTAGCGATGCTTTCACATACATTTCATTACGCGTGGTTCTTCGTTCTTTATTCTTATGTCGCGCCGCAGCAAGCGTTAGCTGCACTCACTCAAGCTCAATACCAAGATATTAATACCGATGCTCGAAGTGTGACCTCTGGCGTGATGACTGGATTTGCACTGCCATCAATGGACAGCCAAGGTCGAGTTACACTCTATGGTAAAGATGAAGATGGCAATATTGCAGATATTGAACTTGGTGAAGGAGAGTTGCTTGGTGACGGATATGGTCAGGCAAAAAGCAATAATCATTTTGAAGCTGGCGACAGTTATCAAGACGAATACGAGCTAGACCAAGATAAAAATAATCTGCGAATGCGGATAGACAGCAACACCGAAGGTGCTGAGACTGATTATGATGTTGCCGCATGGAATACATTGAAAGGGTCGATGGGTAATCGTCAATACATTGATACAGACGATACACTGATTGAAGATACTGAGCAGATTTTTAATGACCTAGCTAACTCATTAACCGATGAAAATAGTGAGTTTTTCTCAGCATGTACAACGCAAGAAAATACGTTTCAGGTTAAGCGCGAATACGTCGGTACGACTGAATATCAATGCCAAGAGCCAGATAGGACCAATTTGGACAGTTGTGAAATTAAACGCTATGTCGATTATCCAGTCCGAAAAGTCGGTGGTACAGGGAAGCTGAACTTTGAAGGAGATAGAACTTTCACATTAACACTTGGTGATGCAAGAGATAACCGGTATGGCGGATCACAATGCGCTCTTTATCAGTGGTATGTTGATTTCAAAATCAGAGATGATGTTGAGATAGAGTCAGCAACACTTGTCTCTGTGGCATTCGATGATGTATTTGATGTAAAGCTTAATGATACCTTCATTTATCAAGATTATGGCCCGTTCGCCATGCCAAGTTATTCGAATGAGTTTTACTGTGAACGCTCGACTTCCTTTGTCAAAACAGTTAACCAAGATATTACCAATACACTCAACATGGCGCGTGATGAGAACAATGGAATAGTTCGATTTTACATTCAGTTAGGTGTGGCGGATTTAGGGGAGGGCTATGCCTTTGCTCGCATCAAAACAAAGAACAACGTAATGCCAAAGGAGTATATCGAGCAGGTGCCTGCAGGCTGTGCGACACAACTAGGCTATGTTCAGCCTCAGTCCACATGTGACGAATATAAATATCCTGGTCATCCTGACTATATCAATCCGCAATGTGGCAACGATCAAACTTTCGGTGATGGCCAAGTTGGTCAAGTGTGCAGTTTTGACCATTGGGAGTGTACCGATGAAGATGTTCCAGAGCATACTTATTATGACTTAGTTTCCAGCTTTCCTGATATCAGTTCTGGCGTGACGCAAGATGAAAAACACTGCACAAAGATTAACGCCTCTGGTTATTTGTGTAATCCAGTGCCCGGGATGCAAGTATGTAGCTACCCTAACGCGCCAGATGATACCAATCCAGTCTGCACAGACTATACCAACCTTAATCAGACAGCACCCGATACCTGTGCGCAATATCGTGAAAATCCAGATTGTTCACTGGTAAGCACTGAACCTACCTTTGTTGATCCCGTAACAGGCAAAGTCTATATCAATGAATCGGTATATTCATGTAACGTTTACTCAAATGCCAACTATGCCTATACGATGGAGGAGAACCTATGTACTGGAGATATGCACTGCGTAGGTGGTGACTGTGCTTTCCATAACGAGGAGTTTAATGACGATTTTGGACAAGCGATGGCGATGTTCAAAATGATGGAAGACATCAAACAAAACATGACCTGTACCGACCTCAATGATGTCACCACTTGCCGAATTTTTGAAGGTGAAGCACGCTATTGCGGCGTTGAAAAAACCGGTATGGGCTTTAACTGTTGCACATTATCAGCAGGTCAAACGTCCGTGTTGGACTATTTAAAGATGACATATAGTGTCTACACACTTGAGCAATCGATGGAAACCCTCGGTGATACAGGTATGTCATGGGGAGGGTGGGCATCACAAGTACCAACGCCAATTTCAGATGGTGTGAGCTATGTTTCGACACAATTCAGTGATGGTGTTGATTATGTGGCCAGAAATGTATCCAAAGTTGCTGATTCGATTGTGGATGCATTTGGTGGCGGTGGAGGTGCTGCAGGTGGAGCAGGCAACGCTTCAATTGCAGGCGGAATTGGCACTGGCACACCCATGACACCAGGAGTAGTTGGTGGCACGGGAGGTGCTGCAGGTGGCGCGGGAACAGAAATCGCAGAAGAAAGCTTTATGGATGGTATTTCATCCATGATTAATGGCTTTAAACAGGAAATGATGCGAGGGGCTCAACAACTCCTCGGTGGGCCTGATGGGATCGGTGGACAGTTATTTACAAATGCAACAGATGAGGCCGGACGCCTAATAACTGATGAAGCAGGAAACCAAGTGATTCAACTGAATCCCGCAATTACGGCTGCGTTCCAAGTCATTGCCGCAATCTATGCTGCATACCAAATTGTACAGTTAGCGATAACCATGATTTCAGCCTGTGAAGATGAAGAAATGAGTATGGGCATGACCATTGATGAAGGTAAATGTACCTATTATTCCAAGTCTTGCCATATCGACACGCCGTTTGGTTGCTTGGTGGAAAGAAAATATTTTTGTTGTTATCCATCACCACTTGGAAGGATTGTGATGGAACAAGCAGCACAGCTTCTTGGACATCAACTCGACCCTGAAAACGGTCAGTGTTATGGTATGACAATAGAAGATGTAGCCGAACTGGATTGGTCACAGATTGATTTCAGTGAGTGGGAGGAGATGATTATGGCCAGTGGTCTTGCCGTTGAACATAGTGATTTAGATCTTGATACACTCTCACATCAACCTTGGATGTCAAATAATGATGAGGCACTTAACCCAGTCGAATTGCAAGAGGAAAGGTTTCAAGAAGCAGACATTCCAACGCACATTAATGATCGTCAAAATCATCTACAACGTGAGGATAACTTAGACTGCTCGGTTGTACCGCGACCTGCAATATGTGGTTCGCCATTGAGATTAATAGAAGATTAG
- a CDS encoding lytic transglycosylase domain-containing protein, which yields MFIDVPIEDTPLTTVALGHKERCDIVAQVAKEKFVPQDYLNLLIISEGGKKGSTVRNSNGSYDLGVAQVNTIHASFIEKKYPGSTWQDVALDPKLNISISADIFRRCLNHPLVKNNVWEGVGCYNSMTVNVRTPYVYRTMKVWDRINKSAELSCQKYW from the coding sequence ATGTTTATCGATGTCCCTATTGAAGATACACCGCTAACGACTGTCGCACTTGGACATAAAGAAAGATGTGACATTGTGGCTCAGGTGGCCAAAGAGAAGTTCGTACCACAAGATTATTTAAACCTTTTGATTATTTCAGAAGGCGGTAAAAAGGGCTCAACAGTAAGAAACAGCAACGGCAGTTACGATCTTGGTGTCGCACAGGTTAATACGATTCATGCTAGTTTTATAGAGAAGAAATACCCTGGCTCAACTTGGCAAGATGTTGCATTGGATCCAAAGCTCAATATCTCAATATCGGCTGACATATTCCGTCGATGCTTAAACCACCCTTTAGTTAAAAACAACGTGTGGGAGGGCGTCGGGTGCTATAACTCCATGACGGTCAACGTTAGAACTCCCTATGTTTACCGGACCATGAAGGTGTGGGACAGGATCAATAAATCAGCAGAGTTGTCATGCCAAAAATATTGGTAG
- a CDS encoding RES family NAD+ phosphorylase, whose protein sequence is MDYLWRISNYEDLKGLGGMFVDGRWHHVGQPIVYLSSSPSLALLEVMANNEFDHDEIPDTYKLLKVKVGEQPSIEKAALPTNWLSNKNKTQDLGSRWLKEERSLLLEVPSVILPYSTNYLMNPFHPQRDLLSIVEIINFPFDKRLIR, encoded by the coding sequence ATGGATTATTTATGGCGAATATCTAACTATGAAGATTTAAAAGGGTTAGGCGGCATGTTTGTTGACGGGAGATGGCATCATGTAGGCCAACCTATAGTCTACTTATCAAGCTCTCCATCTTTAGCTTTATTAGAGGTGATGGCAAATAATGAGTTTGATCATGATGAAATTCCCGATACCTATAAATTGCTGAAAGTAAAAGTAGGCGAACAACCATCAATTGAAAAAGCAGCATTACCGACCAATTGGTTAAGCAATAAAAATAAAACTCAAGACCTTGGCTCCCGTTGGTTAAAGGAGGAGCGTTCACTATTACTTGAGGTGCCAAGTGTTATCCTACCTTATTCAACAAATTATCTAATGAACCCCTTTCATCCACAGAGGGATCTCTTATCAATTGTCGAAATTATAAATTTTCCATTTGATAAGAGATTGATTCGATAA
- a CDS encoding antitoxin Xre/MbcA/ParS toxin-binding domain-containing protein — translation MAGVIKLSQFELLKKWFNWDVKNDLDFSKISKQGVNPDCISFLIGHGFSKKELEWIIPPRTLTHRIKKKEQLSRDESSKVIRTAKIMAEATIVFGNEEKALRWFSKPKKQLDGLSPKEAIHDEFGAQIVSQLLNRIDHGYF, via the coding sequence ATGGCTGGTGTAATTAAGTTAAGTCAATTTGAATTACTGAAAAAATGGTTTAATTGGGATGTCAAAAATGACCTAGATTTTTCAAAAATCTCAAAACAAGGTGTGAATCCCGATTGTATTTCTTTCTTAATTGGTCATGGGTTTTCAAAGAAAGAGCTTGAGTGGATCATTCCACCAAGAACGTTGACTCATCGCATAAAAAAGAAGGAACAATTATCTAGAGATGAAAGTTCAAAAGTAATCCGTACTGCAAAAATTATGGCTGAGGCTACGATTGTCTTTGGTAATGAAGAAAAAGCCCTGCGCTGGTTTTCTAAACCAAAGAAACAACTCGATGGTTTATCACCAAAAGAAGCGATACATGATGAATTTGGTGCGCAGATAGTATCACAGTTGCTTAATCGTATTGATCATGGGTATTTCTAA
- a CDS encoding helix-turn-helix transcriptional regulator — protein sequence MNDHYSKKRNRNTDYVAVEDTVKRLKILNLKDEQKSMCVSQTQHSNDNKIKLDTIRRVSSRSEAPDRKNFKVNILRIYELLTDGEISQGQALKLLRTHVLNIKQTEFADLVKVSRKTISELENDKGNYTPEIINKAFKPFGLKMGLVLASSINHNKN from the coding sequence ATGAATGATCATTACTCAAAAAAGAGAAATCGTAATACAGATTACGTTGCTGTTGAAGATACCGTTAAAAGGCTGAAGATCTTAAATTTAAAAGATGAGCAGAAATCCATGTGTGTTAGTCAAACTCAACATAGCAATGACAATAAGATAAAGCTTGATACAATTCGGCGAGTTTCAAGTAGGTCTGAAGCACCAGACCGTAAAAACTTCAAAGTAAATATTCTTAGAATTTATGAGTTGTTAACGGATGGAGAAATTAGTCAGGGTCAAGCTCTTAAGCTATTAAGAACACACGTACTTAATATTAAGCAAACAGAGTTTGCTGACTTAGTTAAGGTATCTCGTAAAACCATTTCAGAACTCGAGAATGACAAGGGAAACTATACACCAGAGATAATCAATAAGGCATTTAAACCATTTGGATTAAAAATGGGGCTGGTGCTTGCTTCAAGCATAAATCACAATAAAAATTGA